The Macrobrachium nipponense isolate FS-2020 chromosome 27, ASM1510439v2, whole genome shotgun sequence genome includes a region encoding these proteins:
- the LOC135200589 gene encoding LOW QUALITY PROTEIN: exosome complex component RRP45-like (The sequence of the model RefSeq protein was modified relative to this genomic sequence to represent the inferred CDS: deleted 1 base in 1 codon), whose product MKEIPLSTCERESVISAISRGVRHDNRAFLEVRHIKVSFGKDYGSCTVTLGQTRVLAQVTCEVVEPRPSRPNEGKISIAVHLSPMAAPHFEAGRGIDLVDELQQVLDRNIKESRCLDVESLCIMAEESVWQFRVDVTVSGDNGIFYYL is encoded by the exons atgaaggaaatcccTTTGAGTACTTGTGAACGGGAGTCTGTCATATCAGCAATATCTCGAGGGGTTAGGCATGACAACCGGGCATTCCTAGAAGTTCGTCATATAAAAGTCAGCTTTGGCAAAGACTATGGCAGTTGTACAGTAACTCTTGGCCAGACAAGAGTTTTAGCTCAG GTAACATGTGAGGTCGTTGAACCTAGGCCATCTCGTCCTAATGAAGGGAAAATTTCAATAGCTGTTCACCTATCTCCGATGGCAGCTCCACATTTTGAAGCAGGAAGGGGTATTGACCTTGTGGATGAATTACAGCAAGTTCTTGACAGG AATATTAAAGAGTCAAGATGTCTTGATGTGGAGTCCCTGTGTATCATGGCAGAAGAAAGTGTTTGGCAGTTTCGTGTTGATGTTACTGTAAGTGGTGATAATGGCATCTTTTATTATCTTTAG